A window of Polaribacter litorisediminis contains these coding sequences:
- a CDS encoding curli production assembly/transport component CsgF: MKKLCILCIGFLSFCSFGQSLVYKPKNPAFGGDTFNYSWLLSSAESQNKFKETNIDLGNERSDLERFTENLNSQLFNQLSRTLFNNQFGESGLREGTFSFGTLSIEIFNSENGLVIEILDTTTGDQTQILIPN; this comes from the coding sequence ATGAAAAAACTATGTATTTTATGTATAGGTTTCTTAAGTTTTTGCTCTTTTGGGCAATCATTAGTTTACAAACCTAAAAACCCAGCCTTTGGTGGCGATACTTTTAACTATAGTTGGCTATTAAGTTCTGCAGAATCTCAAAATAAGTTTAAAGAGACTAATATAGACTTAGGAAATGAAAGATCTGATTTAGAAAGGTTTACAGAAAACTTAAACAGTCAATTATTTAATCAATTATCTAGAACTTTATTTAACAATCAATTTGGCGAAAGTGGTTTAAGAGAAGGAACATTTTCTTTTGGAACGCTGTCTATAGAGATTTTTAATTCAGAGAACGGTTTGGTTATTGAAATTTTAGATACCACCACTGGAGATCAAACTCAAATATTAATTCCGAACTAA
- a CDS encoding curli production assembly/transport protein CsgE yields MFHLKIILLSIFALFFSAVAFSQRKTNTKIEAIIDTIPTNETYIIKSLANNKLNESKLLKYKFTIIRKNIKTKNILHNNQSGNFTLEPGEIKMLSQTAIKINKDDSIIILLLIYDKDELLGKSRVVIGVDTSKIAKGKKKENSNNESKHDVEFKGIVTDLTKTKFGHEFYEAFSNTYRQSNLMGNGVISIEEKFIGIGLRTLIDVKIENVTIYRFFVQPDLEYLTNMSDHVLILVQNHFERKKKNKNNMQQY; encoded by the coding sequence ATGTTTCATCTTAAAATAATATTGTTATCCATTTTTGCTCTATTTTTTAGTGCTGTTGCATTTTCTCAAAGAAAAACAAACACTAAGATTGAAGCCATTATAGACACCATTCCTACAAATGAAACTTATATCATAAAAAGTTTAGCAAATAACAAGTTAAACGAAAGTAAATTATTGAAATACAAGTTCACAATTATAAGAAAAAACATAAAGACTAAAAACATACTCCATAATAATCAATCTGGTAATTTTACTTTAGAACCAGGTGAAATTAAAATGCTGTCTCAAACTGCTATAAAAATAAACAAAGATGACTCTATAATTATATTACTACTTATCTATGATAAAGACGAATTGTTAGGTAAAAGCAGAGTCGTTATTGGAGTCGATACCTCTAAAATAGCAAAAGGAAAAAAGAAGGAAAATTCTAATAATGAGTCTAAGCATGATGTAGAATTTAAGGGGATTGTTACAGACTTGACAAAAACAAAATTTGGTCATGAATTTTATGAAGCTTTTTCTAATACTTATAGGCAAAGTAATCTTATGGGCAACGGGGTAATCTCTATTGAAGAGAAGTTTATAGGCATTGGCTTAAGAACTCTTATTGATGTAAAAATAGAAAATGTAACCATCTATCGATTTTTTGTGCAACCAGATTTAGAGTACCTCACAAATATGTCTGACCATGTTTTAATTCTTGTTCAAAATCATTTTGAAAGAAAGAAAAAAAATAAAAATAATATGCAACAATATTAA
- a CDS encoding lipid A deacylase LpxR family protein: MKNYLYFILIFIPFCLNSQQKFSKEISLVTDNDLYVSVDRDRYYTNGTFMNYRYLAKNKNENLEKKIIELQIGQEMYTPNKAIVQDITLHDRPFAGYLYGSFNIKRVYKKNRILNTTVQVGVVGPSAFGEELQSFIHDIYNFDEAIGWQYQIQNAFALNFDAEHISFLTQNKAQNLDVFWVNSARLGTVYTNFSSGLHMRFGFIKLQKMINSIAFNTHLNNNSTNYKREKESFFFIKPTLRYALYDATIQGSFLNTNSEVTKEIIPFVFHVAIGFKFTVNRFNFGYIFNYNTSKSKNLKYTYGNKYGTIAINYLLK, encoded by the coding sequence ATGAAAAACTATCTTTACTTTATTTTAATTTTTATTCCCTTTTGTTTAAACTCCCAACAAAAATTCTCTAAAGAAATTAGTCTTGTAACTGACAACGACTTATATGTTTCTGTGGATAGAGATCGTTATTATACAAACGGAACCTTTATGAACTATAGATACTTGGCTAAAAATAAAAACGAAAATCTAGAAAAGAAAATTATAGAATTGCAAATTGGTCAGGAAATGTATACGCCAAACAAAGCTATTGTGCAAGATATAACTTTACACGACAGACCTTTTGCGGGTTATTTATATGGTAGTTTTAATATAAAAAGGGTATACAAAAAAAATAGAATTTTAAATACAACCGTGCAAGTTGGTGTTGTTGGCCCCAGTGCTTTTGGCGAAGAGTTGCAAAGTTTTATTCATGATATATACAATTTTGACGAAGCTATAGGTTGGCAATATCAAATACAAAATGCTTTTGCTCTAAATTTCGATGCAGAACACATAAGCTTCTTAACTCAAAATAAGGCGCAAAATTTAGATGTATTTTGGGTAAATTCCGCAAGATTAGGAACGGTTTATACCAATTTTAGTTCTGGCTTACATATGAGGTTTGGATTCATAAAGCTTCAAAAAATGATAAACTCCATTGCTTTTAATACTCATTTAAATAATAATAGTACAAACTATAAAAGAGAAAAAGAATCGTTCTTTTTTATAAAGCCAACTTTAAGATATGCTTTATATGACGCTACAATTCAAGGAAGTTTTTTAAATACTAATAGCGAAGTAACCAAAGAAATCATTCCATTTGTTTTTCATGTAGCAATAGGATTTAAATTTACAGTAAACAGATTTAATTTTGGCTATATTTTTAATTACAATACCAGTAAATCTAAAAACTTAAAGTATACGTATGGTAACAAATACGGAACTATTGCCATAAACTACTTGTTAAAATAA
- the ppk2 gene encoding polyphosphate kinase 2 has protein sequence MNSKGTLSAKDFKHLTNNDELLSLIKEKHGSYANVKNTLSYNNELRMLQIELVKLQRYISAENKRVAIVFEGRDAAGKGGNIRRFMEHLNPRSSRLVALNKPTEVEKGQWYFQRYIKELPNPGEIVFFDRSWYNRAVVEPVMGFCSDKQYKEFLLQVPEFEHMMYEDGVIIIKFWLSITKEEQAKRFEGRKENPLKRWKFSPVDKQGQILWDKYTYYKSEMFSKTHTTYSPWMIIKTNEKEIARLEAIRHVLSQFDYEGKLEAGTVLNPDPNVVMRYYRSNIHQID, from the coding sequence ATGAATTCGAAGGGAACTTTAAGTGCAAAAGATTTTAAACATTTAACCAATAATGACGAATTATTATCGCTTATAAAAGAGAAACATGGTTCGTATGCTAATGTAAAAAATACGCTTTCTTATAATAATGAATTGCGAATGCTACAAATAGAGTTGGTAAAATTACAACGCTATATTTCTGCTGAAAACAAAAGAGTTGCCATTGTTTTTGAAGGGAGAGATGCTGCCGGAAAGGGCGGTAATATTCGTAGGTTTATGGAGCACTTAAATCCGCGTTCTAGCAGGTTAGTTGCTTTAAACAAACCTACCGAAGTAGAAAAAGGACAGTGGTATTTTCAGCGATACATTAAAGAATTACCAAACCCTGGAGAAATCGTTTTTTTTGATAGAAGTTGGTATAATCGGGCAGTTGTAGAACCTGTTATGGGCTTTTGTTCTGACAAACAATACAAAGAATTTTTGTTACAAGTACCAGAATTCGAGCATATGATGTATGAAGATGGTGTAATTATTATTAAATTCTGGTTATCGATTACCAAAGAAGAGCAAGCAAAACGTTTTGAAGGGAGAAAAGAAAACCCATTAAAAAGATGGAAATTTAGTCCAGTAGATAAACAAGGACAAATTTTATGGGATAAATACACCTATTACAAGTCTGAGATGTTTTCAAAAACACATACAACCTACAGTCCTTGGATGATTATTAAAACCAATGAAAAAGAAATAGCAAGATTAGAAGCCATAAGGCATGTTTTATCGCAGTTTGATTACGAAGGAAAATTGGAAGCAGGCACGGTTTTAAATCCAGATCCAAATGTTGTAATGCGTTATTATCGCTCAAATATTCATCAAATAGATTAA
- the ppk2 gene encoding polyphosphate kinase 2: MSQELTDLDLKKLNSKKGLIALLSKEPLSIEKALRYVDYQKKLKKLQIELIRMQTWAIKNNERIIVVFQGRDAAGKGGAIRRVTERINPRHMRIVALPKPTEDENSQWYFQRYIEQLPKAGEMVFFDRSWYNRAVVEPVNNFCTQEEYKVFMNQVNDFERMILESGIHLVKIYMSISKKEQAKRFADIKSDPLKQWKMTKLDERAQDLWDQYTEYKNAMFEKTNTKNSPWKIIRANRKTEARAEVITHILKSIPYDKNLEI, translated from the coding sequence ATGAGTCAAGAATTAACAGATTTAGATTTAAAAAAATTAAATTCAAAAAAAGGTTTAATAGCATTATTATCTAAAGAACCTTTAAGTATAGAAAAAGCACTACGGTATGTAGATTATCAAAAGAAATTAAAGAAATTACAAATTGAATTGATAAGAATGCAAACTTGGGCCATAAAAAATAATGAACGAATTATTGTTGTTTTTCAAGGGAGAGATGCCGCAGGAAAAGGAGGCGCTATTCGGCGAGTTACAGAACGCATTAATCCACGACATATGCGCATAGTTGCTTTACCAAAACCCACAGAAGACGAAAACTCTCAATGGTATTTTCAACGTTATATAGAACAATTACCCAAAGCCGGAGAAATGGTTTTTTTTGATAGAAGTTGGTATAATAGAGCTGTTGTAGAGCCTGTTAACAATTTTTGTACGCAAGAAGAATATAAGGTTTTTATGAACCAAGTAAATGATTTTGAAAGAATGATTTTAGAATCTGGAATTCATTTGGTTAAAATATACATGTCTATCTCTAAAAAGGAACAAGCCAAACGTTTTGCAGATATTAAAAGTGATCCTCTAAAACAATGGAAAATGACCAAGTTAGATGAAAGGGCGCAAGATTTATGGGATCAATACACGGAATATAAAAATGCGATGTTCGAAAAAACGAATACTAAAAATTCTCCTTGGAAAATTATTCGTGCAAACAGAAAAACAGAAGCACGTGCCGAGGTTATTACTCATATTTTAAAAAGTATTCCTTATGATAAAAATTTAGAGATTTAA
- a CDS encoding gliding motility-associated C-terminal domain-containing protein: MIKKFPKLIIFIFLFFTQFLVALDPPIANDDVKTTLLNTPLSENTPGLLTNDTDPDGDALFITEFIINEITFPAGENASFSEGSIVILADGSFNFIPNPVFFGTVSEITYTITDGTSTSSANLNITVTVSPNTPIAIDDYDTAEINTTLNVAAPGVLENDIESSGTDLRVTQFSVNGDVFNAGETANTPQGSITIATNGRYRFIPNTGYTGNVDTITYTITNGTVTSSANLLLTVEFIDNLLEIDDLDSCNQGFNANGAYRIDYRFTLRNKSTARDGHANSLIRNIDLINNLETTFGIGCVINVESIIISAFNSPDVYDYVNNVEYPKDFGNSGAATAINSDFGNVTSTSIFNKNAIDNFVLYPGQRIRVNFCVTVDPDCDGRPFPTRSGSDIDFTNTVSVTSNKGGGSDTVILKDFHTTEAVVAAGLYIPAPLGNINADGTYDFTNRVVITNEGPATAQNINFNMGLGDFRTKGVTFNQIRVTQFLGPTVNVNPDFNGDNQTTLLLPNNVLPAGESIVLEIFYVIEPVSSDNSNIFFQTDRSQTQGPADGFDSFLPENKKKYSFVTWSDNLGNHLDKYDDLKDPVTSVSTGCNCNSIGAGMRFLFNATSNTNKVVSETKPAPKEILEHEEVTFQIEIENTSLGVQIDNLQLTDNLNNVCNGNVISVTTPTISSSATANPVLNPSFNGTTDTNIFDGTSGILEVNQKITVEFTVVFSEVCIGQNTAIFSATDPLSRLVTSSSNSVSMNASSDSDNDGITNDIDIDDDNDTIPDILEYNGLNPLDDDDSDFIPNYRDTDSGLDANNDGIVDVFDFDNDGVPNHFDLDSDNDGILDIVEAGNATDDTNNDGSTNNTVGANGLDNSKENNDSLTTTVNYTLPDTDASGNANFMDIDSDGDGIVDNIEAQPTNNYITLSTTVSLSGINTAYPNGINPVDTENDGIPDYIDINSDNDIRDDVIEGWDANNDGIPETVPRSSDIDNDGLDDAFDLDNTAINPSNGQTPLSFPNVDNTDTPERDWREIIGIFVLIDNISQPEGTDFVFTIQLVTKNDNSILIESSSPIDFNFSTSDGTTTTSVFDVAISPFDYVGLPSTTFTIAPFTTTATFVVTSLEDTIFEFTELFTLNGTITSNNTLNKDVIGIGSILDNDAAPSITMNNSRELEGIDLLHTITISNPASTPISVEIVTTDRTAISPEDYNPVFDNFTIEGTTDPNNANTQVSFKITSLLDNLNEPDEEIINVVGVGLTSNLGAQDLAKTATILDVDPNPIVEINNAEAEEGSDLEFTISLVNANGELIQNYIPININLETIDDTTTANQDYQSLSTQIVIPAFTSTINQSVITIDDALNEEIETLFLQLNLDFTTVSNITAPFGIGTIFSDDYPNLFSPNNDGRSDVFKMLGLQQYPNFVLVIFNRQGNEVYNYSNNGNLNPIWWDGTYNNKPAPTGVYFYILDYNDGVKKPIKNFIQLIR, from the coding sequence ATGATAAAAAAATTCCCCAAACTAATAATATTCATATTTTTATTTTTTACGCAGTTTTTAGTTGCTCTCGATCCACCAATTGCAAACGATGATGTAAAAACAACTCTACTTAATACACCTTTATCTGAAAATACACCTGGGCTTTTAACAAATGATACAGACCCAGATGGAGATGCACTTTTCATTACCGAATTTATAATTAACGAAATTACTTTTCCTGCTGGTGAAAATGCAAGTTTCTCAGAAGGTTCTATTGTAATTTTAGCAGATGGAAGTTTTAATTTTATACCAAATCCAGTTTTTTTTGGAACAGTATCTGAAATAACCTATACGATTACAGATGGGACTTCTACAAGTAGTGCAAATTTAAATATTACTGTTACGGTATCCCCAAATACGCCAATTGCTATAGATGATTATGACACTGCAGAAATAAATACTACTTTGAATGTTGCTGCTCCTGGAGTTTTAGAAAACGATATAGAGTCCAGTGGCACCGATTTAAGGGTTACTCAATTTTCTGTAAACGGAGATGTTTTTAATGCAGGAGAAACAGCAAACACTCCTCAAGGAAGTATCACCATTGCGACAAATGGTCGCTATAGATTTATACCCAATACAGGTTATACAGGTAATGTAGATACCATTACATACACCATTACAAATGGTACAGTTACAAGTTCTGCAAATTTATTGCTGACGGTTGAATTTATAGATAATTTACTTGAAATAGATGATTTAGATAGTTGTAATCAAGGTTTTAATGCTAATGGAGCGTATAGAATTGATTATAGGTTCACATTAAGAAATAAATCAACAGCAAGAGATGGTCACGCAAATAGCCTAATAAGAAATATAGATTTAATCAACAATCTTGAAACTACTTTTGGAATTGGTTGTGTAATTAATGTAGAGAGCATAATAATTTCTGCTTTTAATAGTCCTGACGTATATGATTATGTAAATAACGTTGAATATCCAAAAGATTTTGGTAACTCAGGAGCAGCAACAGCAATAAATTCTGATTTTGGAAATGTAACATCTACTTCAATATTTAATAAGAATGCAATAGATAATTTTGTCTTATATCCAGGGCAAAGGATAAGGGTAAATTTTTGTGTTACAGTAGACCCTGATTGTGATGGTAGGCCATTTCCAACACGTTCTGGTTCTGACATCGATTTTACAAATACGGTAAGTGTAACCTCAAATAAAGGAGGTGGTTCTGACACCGTAATATTAAAAGATTTTCATACTACAGAAGCCGTGGTTGCTGCGGGTTTATATATACCTGCGCCTTTAGGTAATATAAATGCTGATGGAACCTACGACTTTACAAATCGGGTTGTTATTACCAATGAAGGACCAGCAACAGCTCAAAATATCAACTTTAATATGGGGTTGGGAGATTTTAGAACTAAAGGAGTCACTTTTAATCAAATTAGAGTTACACAGTTTTTAGGACCGACTGTGAATGTTAATCCAGATTTTAATGGCGATAATCAAACTACATTATTGTTGCCCAACAATGTATTACCTGCAGGAGAATCTATTGTTTTAGAAATATTTTATGTAATTGAGCCTGTTAGTAGTGACAACTCCAATATCTTTTTTCAAACAGATCGGTCTCAAACACAAGGACCAGCAGACGGTTTTGATAGTTTTTTACCAGAGAATAAAAAAAAATATTCATTTGTAACGTGGTCAGATAATTTAGGCAATCATTTAGATAAATATGATGATTTAAAGGATCCAGTAACTTCTGTTTCTACAGGTTGTAATTGTAATTCAATAGGAGCAGGTATGCGGTTTTTATTCAATGCTACTTCTAATACAAATAAAGTTGTATCAGAAACTAAACCAGCGCCTAAGGAAATTTTAGAACATGAAGAAGTTACCTTTCAAATCGAAATAGAAAATACAAGTCTAGGAGTACAAATAGATAATTTACAATTAACAGATAACCTAAATAATGTTTGTAATGGCAATGTTATATCAGTAACTACGCCTACTATTAGTTCATCAGCTACTGCAAATCCAGTTTTAAATCCTTCGTTTAATGGCACAACTGATACAAATATTTTTGATGGTACTTCCGGAATATTAGAAGTCAACCAAAAAATAACAGTTGAATTTACAGTTGTTTTCAGCGAAGTTTGTATTGGACAAAATACGGCTATCTTTTCTGCAACAGATCCTTTAAGTAGGTTGGTTACTTCTTCTTCTAATTCAGTAAGTATGAATGCCTCATCAGATTCAGATAACGATGGCATTACCAACGATATTGATATAGATGATGATAATGATACTATACCCGATATTTTAGAATATAATGGTTTAAATCCTTTAGACGATGATGATAGTGATTTTATACCAAATTATAGAGATACAGATTCTGGATTAGATGCAAATAACGATGGTATTGTAGATGTTTTTGATTTTGATAATGATGGAGTTCCTAATCATTTTGATTTAGATAGCGATAATGACGGAATTCTAGACATCGTAGAAGCAGGAAATGCAACTGATGATACCAACAATGATGGCAGCACAAATAATACTGTTGGCGCAAATGGTTTAGACAATTCTAAAGAAAATAATGATAGTTTAACCACAACAGTTAATTATACGTTGCCAGATACAGATGCTAGTGGAAATGCAAATTTTATGGATATCGATTCAGATGGCGATGGAATTGTAGACAATATAGAAGCGCAACCAACGAATAATTACATCACCTTAAGTACAACAGTTTCTTTATCTGGCATTAATACGGCATATCCAAATGGAATTAATCCTGTTGATACAGAAAATGATGGAATTCCAGATTATATAGATATAAACTCTGATAACGATATTCGAGATGATGTCATTGAAGGTTGGGATGCTAATAATGACGGAATTCCAGAAACTGTACCACGAAGTTCTGATATAGATAATGATGGTTTAGATGACGCTTTTGATTTAGATAATACTGCAATAAATCCTTCAAATGGACAAACACCTTTAAGTTTCCCAAATGTTGATAATACAGATACTCCAGAAAGAGATTGGAGAGAAATAATCGGCATTTTTGTTTTAATTGACAATATTTCACAACCAGAAGGAACAGATTTTGTATTTACAATTCAATTAGTTACAAAAAATGATAATTCTATTTTAATAGAAAGTTCATCACCCATCGATTTTAATTTTTCAACTTCAGATGGCACAACTACAACTAGCGTCTTTGATGTTGCAATTTCACCTTTCGATTACGTTGGTCTGCCAAGTACAACGTTTACAATTGCTCCATTTACAACTACAGCAACATTTGTAGTAACTTCTTTGGAAGATACTATTTTTGAGTTTACAGAACTTTTTACATTAAACGGAACCATTACCTCTAACAATACTTTAAATAAAGATGTTATTGGGATTGGATCAATTTTAGATAATGATGCAGCTCCTTCAATCACTATGAACAATTCGCGTGAATTAGAAGGCATAGATTTATTGCATACAATTACCATTAGCAATCCTGCATCTACGCCTATTTCTGTTGAAATTGTAACCACAGATAGAACAGCTATAAGTCCCGAGGATTATAATCCTGTTTTTGATAATTTTACGATTGAAGGCACTACAGATCCAAACAATGCAAATACCCAAGTTTCATTCAAGATTACCTCTCTTTTAGACAATTTAAATGAGCCAGATGAAGAAATTATTAACGTTGTTGGCGTTGGGCTAACAAGCAATCTTGGTGCTCAAGATTTAGCAAAAACGGCCACAATTTTAGATGTTGATCCAAATCCGATTGTAGAAATTAACAATGCAGAAGCAGAAGAAGGCAGTGATTTAGAATTTACAATCAGTCTAGTAAATGCAAACGGAGAATTGATACAGAATTACATTCCAATCAATATAAATTTAGAAACCATAGACGATACAACAACGGCAAACCAAGATTACCAGTCTTTATCTACACAAATTGTAATTCCTGCTTTTACATCAACCATAAATCAATCAGTTATAACGATTGATGATGCATTAAATGAAGAGATAGAAACATTATTTTTACAGTTAAATTTAGATTTTACGACCGTTTCAAATATAACTGCACCTTTCGGAATTGGTACAATCTTCAGTGATGATTACCCAAATTTATTTTCACCAAATAATGATGGTAGGAGTGATGTTTTTAAAATGTTAGGCTTACAGCAGTATCCAAATTTTGTCTTGGTAATTTTTAATCGACAAGGAAATGAAGTGTATAATTATAGCAATAATGGCAATTTAAATCCTATTTGGTGGGATGGAACTTATAACAATAAGCCCGCACCAACAGGCGTTTATTTTTACATATTAGATTATAATGACGGTGTAAAAAAGCCAATAAAGAATTTTATACAATTAATTAGATAA
- a CDS encoding PorP/SprF family type IX secretion system membrane protein, translating into MKAKIVSKINKSNAYFLLFGLMIFLSTVKINAQQLPNYTQYLYNMQTINPAFVGYRADLSMSVLSRDQWVGLEGAPTTRTFSINGRTKRGLGIGATIVNDKIGLTETRNVNFDASYTLVISDASRLSFGLKGGMTFFNNNLFDGITIDNESYASTSGIFPNVGFGALYYNQDFYVGLSVPYLLETPQFYIEDRFKQTSLATNPNVFLSTGALFRLSQSILFKPSTMVRYTTNQPVSMDVNANFLYNEVIEAGLSYRHQSSISALFSLVIHEKYRIGYAYDYKTLNISGNLNTHEFILHVDLDFGQNSRWLMRNKCYF; encoded by the coding sequence ATGAAGGCTAAAATTGTATCAAAAATAAATAAGAGCAACGCATATTTTTTGCTATTTGGGTTGATGATTTTTTTATCAACTGTAAAAATTAACGCACAACAATTACCAAATTATACACAATATTTGTACAATATGCAGACTATAAATCCTGCATTTGTTGGGTATAGAGCAGATTTAAGCATGTCTGTTTTATCTAGAGATCAATGGGTTGGTTTAGAAGGTGCACCAACTACTAGAACTTTTTCCATTAATGGAAGAACAAAAAGAGGTTTAGGAATTGGAGCCACAATTGTAAATGATAAAATTGGTTTAACAGAAACTAGAAACGTAAATTTCGATGCTTCTTATACTTTGGTGATTTCTGATGCTAGCAGATTATCTTTCGGTTTAAAAGGAGGAATGACCTTTTTTAACAATAATTTATTCGACGGAATTACGATAGATAATGAAAGTTACGCTTCTACAAGTGGCATTTTCCCTAATGTTGGTTTTGGAGCTTTATATTACAATCAAGATTTTTACGTGGGTTTATCTGTACCTTATTTGTTAGAAACACCACAATTTTATATAGAAGATCGTTTTAAACAAACAAGTTTAGCAACAAATCCAAATGTATTTTTATCTACAGGCGCCTTGTTTCGATTATCACAAAGTATACTATTTAAGCCGTCAACCATGGTAAGATATACAACCAATCAGCCAGTTTCTATGGATGTAAATGCAAATTTTTTATACAATGAAGTTATCGAAGCAGGACTTTCTTATCGTCATCAAAGTTCTATAAGTGCTTTGTTTAGTTTGGTGATACATGAAAAATATAGAATTGGTTATGCGTATGATTATAAGACGCTTAATATTTCTGGTAATTTAAATACACACGAATTTATTTTACATGTAGATTTAGATTTTGGACAAAATTCAAGATGGTTAATGCGTAACAAATGCTATTTTTGA